One region of Thermodesulfobacteriota bacterium genomic DNA includes:
- a CDS encoding flagellar basal body P-ring protein FlgI — protein MHRILPVFVLLALLPAAAGAARLKDLAMTKGVRDNQLVGYGLVVGLNGTGDGSKAAFTTQGLANMMEQLGVHVRPQDLKVKNVAGVMITAKLPPFVKVGQTVDVLVSSLGDATSLQGGTLLATTMKGLDGQVYAVAQGPLAVGGFAVGGGGGAAVQKNHPTVARIPGGATVEREVPLALAGRSELVLSLASPDFTTMSRAVQAVNRQLAGDFARAEDGATLRIRVPEAYAGDIVGLLAAVESVEVVPDMPARVVLDERTGTVVMGENVRIGRVAVSHGNLSLEIRTGAQVSQPAPLGAGETVVVPATDIAVAEEPDRLVVLDGGPTITEVVRALNAVGVNPRDLIAIFHAIKAAGALQADLSII, from the coding sequence ATGCACCGAATCCTTCCGGTCTTCGTTCTTCTGGCCCTCTTGCCGGCCGCGGCCGGGGCGGCCCGGCTCAAGGACCTGGCCATGACCAAAGGGGTGCGGGACAACCAGCTGGTGGGCTACGGCCTGGTGGTGGGCCTCAACGGCACCGGCGACGGCAGCAAGGCCGCCTTCACCACCCAGGGCCTGGCCAACATGATGGAGCAACTGGGGGTGCACGTCCGGCCCCAGGATCTCAAGGTCAAGAACGTGGCCGGGGTGATGATCACCGCCAAGCTGCCGCCCTTCGTCAAGGTGGGGCAGACCGTGGACGTCCTGGTCTCCTCCCTGGGGGATGCCACCAGCCTCCAGGGCGGCACCCTGCTCGCCACCACCATGAAGGGCCTGGATGGCCAGGTCTATGCCGTGGCCCAGGGTCCCCTGGCGGTGGGCGGCTTTGCGGTGGGCGGTGGTGGCGGCGCCGCGGTGCAGAAGAACCACCCCACCGTGGCCCGGATTCCCGGCGGCGCCACTGTGGAGCGGGAGGTGCCCCTGGCCCTGGCGGGACGCAGCGAGCTGGTGCTGAGCCTGGCCAGTCCGGACTTCACCACCATGAGCCGGGCGGTGCAGGCGGTCAACCGCCAGCTTGCCGGCGACTTCGCCCGGGCCGAGGACGGCGCCACCCTGCGCATCCGCGTGCCGGAGGCCTATGCGGGCGATATCGTCGGCCTGCTGGCCGCGGTGGAGAGCGTGGAGGTGGTGCCGGACATGCCGGCCCGGGTGGTGCTGGACGAGCGCACCGGCACCGTGGTCATGGGCGAGAACGTGCGCATCGGCCGGGTGGCGGTCTCCCACGGCAACCTGAGCCTGGAGATCCGCACCGGCGCCCAGGTCTCCCAGCCGGCCCCGCTGGGCGCCGGCGAGACGGTGGTGGTGCCGGCCACCGATATCGCTGTGGCCGAGGAGCCGGACCGTCTGGTGGTCCTGGACGGCGGCCCCACCATCACCGAGGTGGTGCGGGCCTTGAACGCTGTGGGCGTCAACCCCCGGGACCTCATCGCCATCTTCCATGCCATCAAGGCGGCCGGTGCCCTGCAGGCCGACCTGTCCATCATCTAG
- a CDS encoding rod-binding protein, whose protein sequence is MPKPAALPPTFKAAPLSTDGRNRARLAQATSEFEGLILEKLLNQMRRTVPKDGLFSGGFAEDVYRQMLDREMAQRLAEEPGIGIGRLLFDQLSRRLPPQDE, encoded by the coding sequence ATGCCCAAGCCCGCTGCCCTGCCCCCGACATTCAAGGCCGCGCCCCTTTCGACCGATGGAAGAAACAGGGCCCGGCTCGCCCAGGCGACCTCGGAGTTCGAGGGCCTCATCCTGGAGAAGCTCCTCAACCAGATGCGGCGAACCGTGCCCAAGGATGGCCTCTTCTCCGGCGGCTTTGCCGAGGACGTCTACCGGCAGATGCTGGACCGGGAGATGGCCCAGCGCCTGGCCGAGGAGCCGGGCATCGGCATCGGCCGCCTGCTGTTTGACCAGCTGTCCCGCCGCCTTCCTCCCCAAGACGAGTGA
- a CDS encoding flagellar protein FlgN has protein sequence MDRPFTPSPNATRPLPARLFDLLDQEEAQYRRLLEILQAEQTALLAMSMEGVIKTSKQKESQLLKIRLLDDSLQELARGLARPGQDGPVTLSGLAAAAGGDEGDRLRRHRRALLAAKDEIVQQNGLNKRFIEDTLGYLGDAIAILTTPAAPPSVYGQRGRVRTAAQTPTRISREV, from the coding sequence ATGGACCGCCCCTTTACGCCCTCGCCCAACGCCACCCGCCCCCTGCCGGCCAGGCTTTTTGATCTCCTCGACCAGGAGGAGGCCCAGTACCGGCGGCTCCTGGAGATCCTCCAGGCCGAGCAGACCGCTCTTCTGGCCATGAGCATGGAGGGGGTCATCAAAACCAGCAAGCAGAAGGAAAGCCAGCTCTTGAAGATCCGGCTCCTGGATGACTCCCTGCAGGAGCTGGCCCGGGGCCTGGCCCGGCCGGGGCAGGATGGGCCCGTCACCCTGTCTGGCCTGGCGGCCGCGGCCGGCGGTGACGAGGGCGACCGCCTCCGCCGCCATCGCCGGGCCCTTCTCGCGGCCAAGGACGAGATCGTCCAGCAAAACGGGCTCAACAAGCGGTTCATCGAGGACACCCTGGGCTATCTGGGGGATGCCATCGCCATCCTCACCACCCCGGCGGCACCGCCCTCGGTCTATGGCCAGCGGGGCCGGGTGCGCACCGCGGCCCAGACCCCGACCCGCATCAGCCGGGAGGTCTGA
- a CDS encoding flagellar basal body L-ring protein FlgH — protein sequence MRLLVFAGVLTLFLSGCASPGGPAVSGPPLPERLALPEPPPETPPRQEGTIYSARTGVDLYRDSRASRVGDILLVKIVETSTAQKKAETKTERSSTVTGQLTSLFGFEQALEDKNPRFSAATALSAGLTNDFDGKGETTRDSKVTATISARVVETTMEGNLVIRGYREIQVNNETQFLILTGVVRPADIGVDNSIPSTHVADARIEYTGRGVVGDKQRPGWLARTLDVIWPF from the coding sequence ATGCGCCTCCTCGTCTTCGCCGGTGTTTTGACGCTCTTCCTGTCCGGATGCGCCAGCCCAGGAGGGCCGGCGGTGTCCGGTCCGCCGCTGCCGGAGCGGCTGGCCCTGCCGGAGCCGCCGCCCGAGACGCCGCCCCGCCAGGAGGGCACCATCTACAGCGCCCGCACCGGTGTCGATCTCTACCGGGACAGCCGGGCCAGCCGGGTGGGCGACATCCTGCTGGTGAAGATCGTCGAGACCTCCACGGCCCAGAAGAAGGCCGAGACCAAGACCGAGCGCAGCTCCACCGTCACCGGCCAGCTGACCAGCCTGTTCGGCTTCGAGCAGGCGCTGGAGGACAAGAACCCCCGCTTCTCGGCCGCCACCGCCCTGTCTGCCGGGCTGACCAACGACTTCGACGGCAAGGGTGAGACCACCCGGGACTCCAAGGTCACGGCCACCATCTCGGCCCGGGTGGTGGAGACCACCATGGAGGGCAACCTGGTCATCCGCGGCTACCGGGAGATCCAGGTCAACAACGAGACCCAGTTCCTGATCCTGACCGGCGTCGTCCGGCCGGCGGACATCGGGGTGGACAACTCCATCCCGTCCACCCATGTGGCCGACGCCCGCATCGAATACACCGGCCGCGGGGTGGTCGGGGACAAGCAGCGTCCAGGCTGGCTGGCCCGCACCCTGGATGTGATCTGGCCGTTCTAG